The DNA region CCATCTTACAAACACTTATATCATCATATTGGAGTTAGTATAAAACTATCTTCTACTTTCAACTACTTTGAGTATTTTCCTTGTATGCTCTCTATCCTTTAGCAATATAATGTGCATATATACTTAAACATCAATGAATTGAACATGCATATGAATTTTAAGCCTTAAACAAGCAGTTTATACCTTGTTGCTTCAAGTTACCAACATCAGATATAGCCGTTACTGCAGCACGTGCTGCCACTTCAGCAACATCTACTCCAACCAATGTAGAGAGAAAAGCAGCCTGGGGAGAAAGAGTGCACTCATCAAAGTCTATTAATTACCAGCATTAACATaaacatccaaaaataatatcaagcTAAGCCCATTAGTCTTTAATCAGCGTCCAGTTTGATtgcaagaaagaaaatatttttacaaacaCAGTATCATATAGTACTAACTATTTTACAAAATGCATTATCAAGACAGAAAAACACAATAACAGTAAACTTTCAATAAAACCGATATATATCACATGAATTTAGTTTTTAGCTTGTCTAGAAATTGCATGATATGACCCAATCATCTcacaaaattatgaattgcTATAAAAACCACTGTAACGATTTAGATAGCGATACCAATAATGGTTTACTGGATATTCTTTTACCCCAAAGAGGAAGTCCTTACCTGCGCCATAATGGGGTTGCTGGCATCAGCAAGTGGAGAAAGATGCATCCTCTTTGTGGTCATTGCTGCATTTTGTAAACCTAACTCGGTATCCAGCTCTCTGGATTCCGGAGGACCGTCAAATTGCTCGCCAAATGGAAGCTTTATAAAGTGAGCCACACACTCCTTGGCAGTTCTTCCCCCAACATGCTCTGCTACTTTCTTCCAATCATCACCATAATGCATGAGAGCTTCAAGAAGTTGCAGGGTGTCTTTATCACTCCAGTCTGACTTCGCCTCTTCACTGATCTCAACCCGCTTAAAATCTGCTGAACTCAAGCCCACCCTATAATTTCCCCGCACATAACACCTCGCACAAAGTGTCATATCGTGCTGCTCACATGTTAAAAGAAGGTATTAGATCCCATCATTCAATGTTACAtataattactactccactaaATACCTGGAGAATATTGATTtaagaaataatgaaaaacaCTTTTAAGTGATCAACACACATTGAGAGCAGAATTCATGAAAAGCACCATATTACTCATAAATACTACAAGCACAAATCATCCCTAATTGCCAAAACAAACAAGAGGCATGCTCCAGCTCTGGAGTATTCGAATGTAATGTGCATACGTACTAATTAGATTAGATCTTAATTATGATGAATAAGCCCTAATGGGGGATTAGCACAAGTTTTTGCCAACAAAGaatgcacacacacatataaagaaaattgataGCAATGGTACCTTCTCAGACTCAAAGCAAGCAATGGTACAAGGGGTCTTGCAACCACTGCAAACCCTCTTCTTCACCACAGCAACATCGCCGCCGCCTTGCGCTGCGGCGGACTTAGTATCCTTGTCCTCCCACTTCAGCTGAGGCCTCGAAGTAGAACCAGCGTAATTAATCAAACCCCAAGCTTCCAGGAAATCGAAAACCCTCCGAATAGACCCCACGTCACCCACAATCGTCTTCCGCATCTCGGTAAAAGTTATTTTCCGGCTAGGATTCTCCCGGAACCGCCGTATGATGGCATTCCtgtaatatttgaaaatcttaGGGTTTTTCGACGGCGACCTCCCATCGAAGAACTCCGGTAGGAATCTAGCCTCGCATTCATGAACGGCATTCCACGAAAACCACCCTGATGatataaaagcaaaaaataatcatcaattttgaaaaccACAGACAAATTATCACGCAATTGTAGATTATTAGATGAGAATTCAGCATACGAGAGTAGCTGGGAATGTGAATAACATCGGCGTCGGGTTCGCTAAGGCGAGCAGTGATGGAGGACGGAGCTGTGGGTGTGGCGGAGGAAGGAGGTGGACGGTCGGCGGCGGAGGCTGCCGGAGTGACGGGAGAGGGTTCAGAGGAGGAGGGTTTCGGCGGCGGCGTCGTTTCAGCGGCCATCGTTTTATTAATTGAAGTCAGAGGGAGGAAGCCACCGTTAAAACTAATTGGGAAAATTTGCAAATTTGAGACCtatgagtatatatattagcACTTGAGAGCCATAAAAAGAAGATAATAACAAATTCAACACTAATGTAAGTATAAGAGCATCCGATATAAGTACATAGGCCAAATGAAAGCAATTCTCTCTCGCTCGTCAGATATTAAAAAATCCATGTCACATCGCGATTTAGCACAGTGTATAcaagcaataaaaataattcaaaatatactacatttacggaattaaaattacgattaaaatacggaattaaatttacgagacatatacgagaaaattcattaattttatttaaataaaaaaaagtacattaactaaaaatcataaaaataacataataaaaaaaattcggcttccacacacgagccaccttGAATCTTGTTGTCAatcgctagatgttgctcttgtacagaaatttagagatagagaaaatcgcgtttatatagtttttcaaaaattaaaaaaaagaattaaaatttttttttaaaaagaattaaaaaaaaaacaaaattcggcgctggccgatcgcagcgatcgggccgccacaatggcggcatTGCCACGCTGCAGCAGACTCAGCCGCGGCATCGCGATTTACGCGTTGGCTCGCCTCCATGGTTCGTAGCCGTCGCtaccgaccattgcggatgctctaaagaaTAAGATGTTCCATTTAGAGGGTCAAccaaaaaatctgaaattcgaatcaaactaaatcgatttttaaaatttgattcgGTTCCGTTTAggttttggttcggttcggttcgattttatttttaaggaacaCATTTCAAgttattcaaaaatttaactaTAATCATTTTAAGTTCGATGCTTCCTCATCCGATTCAATACCAAATTATGCTTTTAGTCAACCTCGAAAATATTTTGCAACTATTCCAAAGATATCACTTGTGTGGAAAGCTTCTTGTAGACAAACAACTAAAATCCACAGCATATGTGCATTATATTTgataacttttcttaaattgctaacttgtTCACTCATCAAGccatgtattaaaaatatatgtgtAATGGTTGGAGCTACATTTCATCTTGTAGGGAAGATGTAATTGATGATGGTTGGATGCTCTAACATTAGTATCTACATTCCACGTAGGTAAAATTTATGCCGGAAATTTAGTGAAGGAAATCCGCACAATttgaaaagtaagaaaatttttaattaagactACCCTTAAAGATggtgaaaaatatcaaatttttgtgAGAGTTGACAATATTTCTGAGCAATTTccctaaaattaataatgagaCTCATAATTTTGTGTTGAGTAACTTTAAATCATGGCAGGGAAGGAGTAGTTTATATATTGTgatgtagtactatataaatatgaaagtaGTAGACCTTGATCATTTGTGGTGTGGCTTGAATTACAGTAGTATcatactacctctgtcccgaaaatttgatacatattactatttcggtccgtccgaaaatttgatacacttcacttttaccatttttagcaTGGACCCATATTCCagtaactcattcttactcgcattttattataaaactaaaactaatactaaaaagtaggacccatatCCCACCATCTTttaactcattttccattacatttcttaaacccGGTCGCAAAAGATGagaaattttgggggacggaggtagtaaatTGATTAAACTCTGTCTCTCTGTATATATACACGTACGCAACAAATCTGGGGTTCAACGACTTGTGTTCCACTTCCACTCTTTTCTATCTTTCTCTGTTTGAGTAGAAAAACCGTTCATCTTGTCCACCAAGAAGCAAGAAACCcagaaatgagagagagagaatggaagAGCCCTGTGCCGAATCTCCACCGCAGTCACAATCCGGATCCAGCATCTCTCCAACGCAAACCCGCCGCCCACGAGGCCGCCCCAAGGGTTCCAAGAACATCATCACGTAACCATGCGGACCCACATCCTCCCCGGAAACGACGTCGTCGAGTGCATCTCCGCGTGGCCAATGCGAGCGTGCTGCAGCCCGGGCGTCGTCACACTGCAAGGCTGCTCCATCATCATGTCTCTCAGCTCGCCGCCCTGCTCCGTCGATCTCTCTATACTTGTCTCCGCCGGGAACGGACAGCTGTTCGGCGGGCGCGTCGTGGGCCCACTCGACCTGCTGGTCTTGACAGCCATGTCGTTTGAGCGTGCGGAGTATATACGCCTGCCTTTGAAGGAGGAACAAGACCCAACCGCTGCCTCCCACTCTTCGGCCGtaggtggcggtggcggttTGCTCAATTTGGCCACTGGGAATGCCGGTAATTAATTATCCGCCACCACTGCTTACATTTTCTTCAAATCTTGGAATATCGATACCACTTTTTCAATGTAATCAAACtaccattttcttcttcataatCTCTGTCGCAATGCATGCAACAGCTGCgtttttgtttattacttACAATGTGGTGAATGAGTTGATGATTACCAAATGATCTTAAATTTGTGTGCTAttgatttctaaatttatttatgcgAATCAAGGTCAGATTGTGGTGAATAAGCTGCTAATTTTCCAAATCATCATATTATGTGCTTCTCTTTCTTAATATTATTCAAACATATACTCCTGTAATTGGCATTTGGATGTGCTACATTtgctacaaataaaaaaatgttgatattattgaaatattgtgtTAATGATgtcatatttgaaaattagtttttatcaaaataaatgttgCTGCACCcacaaattcaccaaaaaCTAACTGTTCATTCAAGCACTGATAAAACAAGTTAGAGATGAATCAAAGCATCAGCAATTCATCATCTTACAGCCCAAAAAGCCTCCCCATATTTTTGTCAGCAACTAAACCTAATCCACTACCATAAATACATTCAGCAAGTTGTAGATGTTACCGATGAATTAAATTGTTGTCTACATATTTGGCTGCTCAATTGGAATGCGGACAAAGAGACGTCCGTGCAGGCTTACCACGGCTGAAGTCTGTACTGGTTGAATTCTTGCCGGTAAGCTGATAACCTGAACATGATCATAAACAAGCATGTGAAATTGTAAACCATAAACTTCCAATGTTCCAACTCAAATCTCTACATCATTAGTGCACACTAAATAGCGACTGAGGCGCACTCTCTCGTGCAAACATCGCACCATATGGTCATCCAAGTAGTTAGAATTAAGACCCTAATTATGGATTAATAAAACCTAGTtaagaataattaaagaattctccctccatccacaaGCAATAGTCTGATTTTCAGTAGTATGTTTCTCTTTACCTCCTCGTACTTTACCAATattgcattaaaacttgtgtctaACAAGACTATTGGTAacggacggaggaagtacttatcaacaaataaaacacaGGTTTGAGGACATTAGTACCTAAGTTTTAgctataataaattgtgtgtACTAATTTAGGCTCTCAATTAGTATATTACTGGAAATTTGAAACTTCAGACATATGAAGTGagtattttcttcttctaatttACTTATCAAGGAACAActgttttatttacttattactACTTGCAAAAGGGACATGCGACACACATAAAAAGTGATACTACTATGAaacaaacatattttattatttgtaataacACAACAGTAATGATATGTCCTTATTAAGAtgattattagaaaaaaaattgtgaatccAATTACAGTAGTCACAGATTATATATCagcatgtatttttttttaaaatatgcagataaaaataacaatgatGAAGATTCCGGCTACCTTTTTGAATGGTGCAATCCCCAGGGATTATCAACTTGCTCAGGCTGACCTGTTATGACCAAACGTCCAGCGGGATCTGATTGAACTCGCACCTAACCCAACAATGGAGTAAATGCAAATATGTCatctaaaatataataaaactgTTTCACAAGAAGAGGGATACAAACACAATACACCTACAGTCAGTGAAAATTAGTCAGTTCAGGCTTCAGGTTCCCATTAGCGAAGATGTGACCCAATGCATGAATAACAATTTAAGCAgacaataagaaaataattatgattaagaCATGTTTTCAATTGGATAAGTATTTGAGCAAATTGAGTTTAGGAAAAGTGCTTGATCATGAATATAGTGCTTGGAAACAATGAATAAAAGTTACAGTACAATTGTATAACTAATATTTCTGCACTTCATCCTTTAAACTTCAAGATTGGATTGAGTGGGACAATATTCTTTTCGAAAACTCACTCCTGAATAATAGTATATTGAATTAAATCTTATGAAGTTCCAACAACATTTGCAACAGCTATGACTATATAGCTTGTctaatttctcaattttctgATTGAACTGAAGTAGAGAATTATGAAGAATAATCCCACTCAAGCCATCCAGATTTAATCATGCGATGAGGTAAGAAACATGTGAAAGAGGATGACATTCTCTCTCAAAAGTTGTCCCttgtttagttatttattttcatatggAGTTGGTGAGAAAGATTGTGGAATCACAATCCATGACAAGTAAAGGAAACTACACAAAGCACACACCTCCTCGCTAACAATCCCGGCACTAGGGCATAAACCTCAAAACATTCTTTCTGCACATATAAAACAAGTACATCAATTCCTTTTGTGCATTAGAGTAATTTCTAcaaattgaagaataaatGTAAGATGATGTGAACATACAGTTTGG from Salvia hispanica cultivar TCC Black 2014 unplaced genomic scaffold, UniMelb_Shisp_WGS_1.0 HiC_scaffold_953, whole genome shotgun sequence includes:
- the LOC125200401 gene encoding SWI/SNF complex subunit SWI3B-like isoform X2, with amino-acid sequence MAAETTPPPKPSSSEPSPVTPAASAADRPPPSSATPTAPSSITARLSEPDADVIHIPSYSRWFSWNAVHECEARFLPEFFDGRSPSKNPKIFKYYRNAIIRRFRENPSRKITFTEMRKTIVGDVGSIRRVFDFLEAWGLINYAGSTSRPQLKWEDKDTKSAAAQGGGDVAVVKKRVCSGCKTPCTIACFESEKHDMTLCARCYVRGNYRVGLSSADFKRVEISEEAKSDWSDKDTLQLLEALMHYGDDWKKVAEHVGGRTAKECVAHFIKLPFGEQFDGPPESRELDTELGLQNAAMTTKRMHLSPLADASNPIMAQAAFLSTLVGVDVAEVAARAAVTAISDVGNLKQQESGYASNGNTLNNMEESLGEAKLQLGKEEEELEKTISGIAAQTKEIEDKIFQFEEFDLQMERKLQQFQQLQNLLFVDKLTILFHKNAAPKSGDNAAEPVKID
- the LOC125200401 gene encoding SWI/SNF complex subunit SWI3B-like isoform X1, with product MAAETTPPPKPSSSEPSPVTPAASAADRPPPSSATPTAPSSITARLSEPDADVIHIPSYSRWFSWNAVHECEARFLPEFFDGRSPSKNPKIFKYYRNAIIRRFRENPSRKITFTEMRKTIVGDVGSIRRVFDFLEAWGLINYAGSTSRPQLKWEDKDTKSAAAQGGGDVAVVKKRVCSGCKTPCTIACFESEKHDMTLCARCYVRGNYRVGLSSADFKRVEISEEAKSDWSDKDTLQLLEALMHYGDDWKKVAEHVGGRTAKECVAHFIKLPFGEQFDGPPESRELDTELGLQNAAMTTKRMHLSPLADASNPIMAQAAFLSTLVGVDVAEVAARAAVTAISDVGNLKQQESGYASNGNTLNNMEESLGEAKLQLGKEEEELEKTISGIAAQVDQTKEIEDKIFQFEEFDLQMERKLQQFQQLQNLLFVDKLTILFHKNAAPKSGDNAAEPVKID
- the LOC125200407 gene encoding AT-hook motif nuclear-localized protein 26-like; the protein is MRTHILPGNDVVECISAWPMRACCSPGVVTLQGCSIIMSLSSPPCSVDLSILVSAGNGQLFGGRVVGPLDLLVLTAMSFERAEYIRLPLKEEQDPTAASHSSAVGGGGGLLNLATGNAAAFLFITYNVVNELMITK